GAGAGCCTGGCAGAGAACAATGAAACGGGGCTGGAAATGTCTGTAGGTCACTCCAAGCCCGAGGAGTGGCTGAGAGCAAAGCCAAAAACCCAGGGggagctgaggagagcaggagagctggcactgcctttgggcaaggacagggacagggacagggacagggacagggacagggacagggacagggagacaCCTCTGCTGGGTGAagacaggaggggacagaggtgacagggCTGAGGTGTCTCGGTCTAAGCAtcagggatgagcaggagcagcacaggaacaaagagcacagctggggaacAGAACGGTGGAGAAACTGAAACACGAGGAATGCTCAGTTTGCTAAAATCCCCTGTCTTCAGAAAGTGCCTGGACTCCTTACTGCCCATCAACTTCCATTTGCAAATGGTCCCTGcagtgtgctgtgtgctgaggGCCTCCACCCTCCAGAATTTACATCCCAAATTACAGCAAGCTGCCTCATCCAGGCTGTGGGATGTGAGGAGATGGATGTCCAGAATCCAATCAGGATGCTTGAGCTAATTAGAGTGGAGGAAGCCTGATTGTAGCAGCACATTtagctggggaaaaaacctgtttaatGTGCACACAGCACTTCAGAGTGGTGCTGTCTCCTTTGCAGCACCTGGAACTCGTTTGACACAGGAAAGTCTTTCCTTTGGTTCAGTGACTTGTCCAAAATGAGATTGCACAGAGACATTTGGAGTAACACCAGTTACCTGACATTGGGAAAGCCTTGTCCTGCATTCCTTAGGCACTGCACTTCTGGGCTCTAAATTCTTGAACAGTTTTCTCCCAGGCAAAGCAGGAGGGAGTGCTGTTATCCAAATTTGCAGTGgtttcttctgctgctccacACCTTCCCTTAAAATGGCATTTCCTCCCCATTTCAGCCCACTGGACCCATCAATGAGCTCCATGAGTTATTCCTGAGCTCAGAAGCCTCAATGTGGCTTTAAACCACAGGGATCTTATCAAGGAATGGCCAACAGGACAGGTCCCATCCTCTGGTCTGTCAGATTTTAAATGGTCCCATCCAAACACATCTCCTTGAGAGgatcctgcagcccctgggcttCAGATCCTTCTCTTTTTGTGCTCCACATGTTTTGTCACCTTGGCTCTTCTGCCTGCACAAAGgaacagggaaagcagcaaacTCCTTAAGGAAGATGAGCAGACACTGGAGGATTTGAGCCCTTTGGCTACAGAACACCTGCAGTGcttctgcaattaaaaaatgcaaaccagcAGGGTGAGCTGAtgaaaaaaactcccaaatttgaagcaaaataaacagCTGACCCCAACTCTTCGACTTTTCACCCCATGAAAAGCTTtcagctcccaggctgcagctccactgcCTCAAGGCTCTTCAGATTCTCATTTCTCACCATCTCAAAACATCCCAAACCCttcaaaaatcctaaaaaatttTAGTGAGTAATCTGTAAAATGCTAGATAATAAAAGAAGCCCAACTTTTCCAGGAATAAATTATCCCAGTGCAGCAGGTTGGGTTTTAGCACTGGCAGAATTCCTGGAACACCGAGACAATTCTGCTCACGGTGCTCAGCCaagcaggatggagctggaaaacacctctAGAAAAGccccaaagatttttttaaagaggagcTCATTAAGCCCCACTCTGGATTGATGTCCCCTGTCGCCTCTGATGGAACATTTATCTCCCTGGGGATCAGTCTTTTGTACCTCATCAGCCTCTTCTTTAAGGGCTGGTCACTTTTCTCTGTCTCACTgagtttttaattaaactttCAGGCATTTAATTCCCCTGAGAGCCTGTGCCTCCAAGCCAGCTTGACTGATATTTATTTCAAACCTTTAAAAGGATTCCAAAAGGTTGGGGTCTCCTCAGGCAGATATAACAGGCATGCCTTCACTTCTCTGAGAAACCAAGCTCttagaaaatgcaatttttagaCACTTGATATTCTATAAATTGAATAGAATTGAGtttattcctttcctttgaAGCATAATGTAAAACATTTCTTCAAGTTGATATGAGTGTCATTTAGTGTAATTTGATAACCAGCAGAAGGGCCTGTGTGCCTGAGAGCTTATTCTCATTTTTAACTGCATGATCTGGTCTATTTTACTACTTTATTTCTCCCTTCAGAACTGGCTTCTTGGCTAATTACAGACCCTGGTGCACCCTCATTAAATCTCTCAGGAGTGTTTCTCCCTGAGGCCCCAGAACTAAATTCTGCTTTACAACAGACACATGATTAGATTCAAAGAATTCACCCCATAGCAGACACATGGAAacatttataaatgtatttatatgaAATATCACAGTTTTAAACATTGAATTGTTTGGCACAGAAAACCAGCATTAATGACTTTTAAAGATCTTTTTAGGGACAGAAGATGACATTTTCTACTGAGCCCAAATCATCAAAGCAGGCAATGAGAAATCCAGACACTTGCTGTGCTTTTAGCAGGAATCTCAGCATGACTCAGGATTTAACCCCTGGTAATTAATTAGTCTCAGTATTAATAACAACTTCAATTGAGAAATTCCCCTTTGTTTACTACTTCAGCAAATCCACCTGATGATTTTTTTGGTCTTTGAATAACCTGTGCATGACACAGCAGGGTATGTCTGGGTGATTTTACTGCTGCTTCACCCTTTTATAACTTGACATTCCTGTCTGTTTATTAGtaagaaagaaatgtaaacTTCCTACTTCCCACCTACTTCTTTGGTATAatcctgaaacaaaaaaaaaatctgggagcacaagaggaaaatttgcagacccagagctgggaattcagCACAAAACCAGTGGGATTCAGCTGTTCCCTGACTGGTGGCTctgggaggagggcagggacagagcagtggGTATCTGGGACAAGGGGACGTCACAGCCTGGTGacagctctggagccaggccctgtctggggctgggctcatcctgctcccacagcctctctgcaggaattgttcctggaaTGCAGAAACAGCCAAACTCTTGCTGAAGCTCTCATCCCACTCCTGACCAAATGACTTGGCTGGTTTATgtcttgaaaaaattaatttggatcTTCATTTGATTTAAGGCACTTTAACACTGCTTACCTATTTTATTCCCATGTTCTCGACTGCCCCTTTCTCAGAATTCAACTTGAATAACCccaagtaaattaaaaaaaataaaatgctacaGAGTCCTATCTCAGGTATGAGATACCCTATCAGGTACATCAAGTATCTGCAGGTATAACAGTAGAATTTAACATTGTCAAAGtcctttataaatatttatgtataaaaGTTCTTCCAGAATCCAGAATCTGTCCAACAAAATATGTTAAGGGTCATCAAAAGTGGATGATAGAAATCCTTCAAAGGCACTGAGCTCCTTCAGGGTGGATGACAGAAACCTTTAAAAGGCACTGAGCTCCTTCAGGGTGGTGAAAGTCTCCTTGGACTTGCTGTACTGCCTGGCAAACGTGGCcactctctgcagagcctctgccAGCCCCTCGCCCGtgatggcacagcagggctgcacgTACCAGTTCCTGTCACTGCAGAACTTCTTCATCTTGAACCTCCTGGTGATCTCCTCGGCGTTCAGAGCTCCAGGCAAATCCTGCTTGTTGGCCAGCACCACCACGGGGACGTTTTTTAGGGATTCGTTCTTTAAAATGAGCTCGAATTCCCTCCTGGATTCGTCCAGCCGGTGCTTGGCAGAGCTGTCCACCACGTACAGCAGCCCGTCGCTGTCTTCCAGGAAATTGCTCCAGAGCTCTCTCATCTTCTTCTGCCCTCCAACATCCCAAAATGTCAGCGTGAAATCCTTCCCTGCTTCGATCATATCCACGTTGAAGCCGATGGTGGGCAGCGTTAGGAAAACATCTTTGTACCGGAGCCTGCAGAGCAGCGTGGATTTCCCCGCGGAGTCCAGCCCCAGCATCACGATGTTGGTTCTCTTCACCCAGGAGGCTTTGGCGTTCTGGAGCCCCATTTATCCCGGGGGCTGCTCTGTTCCAGGGATGTTCCCCCTCTTCCCTGGGGCCAGTTTGTGTGGCTGCCTTTCCCCCTgctgaggagagcacagtgaGGGAGAAGAGGCAGCTGCGAGCCGTGAGCAGTCAAAGCTCTGTCCAAACACAATTTATCGAGGTGATAAGGAGCCAGGAGGCTTtggaaggagcagagctccGTGCCAAGCCTGTG
The Oenanthe melanoleuca isolate GR-GAL-2019-014 chromosome 9, OMel1.0, whole genome shotgun sequence DNA segment above includes these coding regions:
- the ARL14 gene encoding ADP-ribosylation factor-like protein 14, which produces MGLQNAKASWVKRTNIVMLGLDSAGKSTLLCRLRYKDVFLTLPTIGFNVDMIEAGKDFTLTFWDVGGQKKMRELWSNFLEDSDGLLYVVDSSAKHRLDESRREFELILKNESLKNVPVVVLANKQDLPGALNAEEITRRFKMKKFCSDRNWYVQPCCAITGEGLAEALQRVATFARQYSKSKETFTTLKELSAF